In Bradyrhizobium sp. 200, the sequence CAGGCTGTTGGGCAGTGGCGGTTAGCGTGAACGCACCGAAAAAGGCGCCGGCCAGCAACAGGCTGCGCGGCGTCGACGAATGACTTATCATGGGCGTTTCTCCCTGGTGGAAGCCATTTCTCTACACGCGGCACATGAGGGTGCCGACGCTGGTGGCTTTCCGAGCGGCAATCTCCGATATTTTTCCATAAAAGTGCAACCGGAAACATGCTGCCCGGAAACTGCGTTGGCCGAATGGTCAGGCCGACGCCGACCGCATCATCGCACGTCAGTGCTTCGTAACCGAGCCGCCGGGGGCATCGAGGATCGCTTCCGCGAACGGAAACTCCAGCACGATCTCGCCATCGTCGTCGGTCACCTCGATGATCGCGCTCAACAACGCGCTGTCGGCGCCGTCGGTCTTGAGCAGCTCCCGGATCATGGCGCGCGCCATTTCCCAGGCGCGGTCGGGATCGACGAGCACTTCGCCGTCAGGATCGGAAATCAGCTCATCGCCGATACGGGTGTTGAAGTAATATCGCGGCATCGGCAGAAACCTGGCTCCGTTGAGGCCCCGCCACCGGAGGCCCTCACTGTCTCACAAGTTCTTTATCCGGAGCCGGTAGCGCCCCGTCGCACCCAGAATTGCCACTCGCGGCGACGCGAACAACCGCGAAACGCTTGATCCCACGTCGTTTTGACCGAGGCTCTCCACACAACTCCGTGAAAATCTCTTTGCGGCGCAGCATAAACAAATGAGGGTTCCAGGCAAAAGATTTAACTGGCGAACTTTTTGATCCGCAGTACCTTAACCGGGAAGGGCGGAGCCCGTCCTGTAGCAAAGGGAGAGCCAAATGGCCTGGAAAGCGCCGAAAATCGTCGAAGTATCGGTCGGCATGGAAATCAACATGTATATGTGCGCCACCCGCAAGTAAGCGGCAGCGCGTTTCACATCTCACGCAGGTGGGCCTCCGCGCCTGACACGTTCCCGATAGCGGGATTGTGTCCGGCGCCGGTGTCCACTTTGCGGCGTTTGTAATTCAGTTTGTTTCTTCAGGTCTGGAAGCGCCAGGAGACGGATCATGCTTCGCGTCGTCGTCCTGGGCGCCGCGGCAGGCGGCGGTGTTCCGCAGTGGAATTGCGGATGTCCGGTGTGCCGGAAAGCACGAAGCGAAAATCCCGGACTGCGCAGCACCCAGGCCTCGATCGCCGTCAGCGCCGATGGGGCGCACTGGTATCTCGTCAACGCCTCGCCTGACCTGCGTCAGCAATTGATCGCGACGCCGCAGCTTCACCCCAAAGCCGGCCAGTTCAGGCACAGCCCGATCGCCGGCGTGATCCTGACCAACGGCGAAATCGATGCGGTTGCAGGCCTGCTGTCGATGCGCGAGGGTTCGCCGTTTACGCTCTATGCGCATGAGCGGGTCCTTGCGATTTTGCGATCCAACAGCATCTTTAACGTGCTGGGCGAAAACAACGTGAAGCGCCGGCCGATCGAGGTCAACCAGGCGTTCGAGCCAGCCCTGCCCGACGGCTCACCGTCCGGCATGGAAATCCTCCCCTTCGCGGTTCCCGGCAAGGGCGCGTGGTATCTCGAAGGCAAGGCGCATCCGGCGGGCGGCGATGCCGCGGGCGATACGCTGGGCTTACGGATTCTGGACAAGGCAAGCGGCAAGTACTTCTATTTCCTGGCCGCCTGCGCGAGGGTCACCGACGATCTCAAATCGCGCCTGGCAGGCGCCGCGCTGGTGTTCTTCGACGGCACCGTGTGGCGCGACGACGAGTTGATCGTCCAGGGCCTCGGCACCAAGACAGGACAAGGGATGGGCCATATTTCAATGTCGGGCGAACATGGCGCGATCGAGAGCCTTGCCGGCCTCGATATTGGCCGAAAGTTGTTTCTGCATATCAACAACTCCAACCCGGCTCTGCTCTCCGGCTCGGACGAGCGAAAGGAATTGGAACGGGCGGGCTGGCAGATTCCAGCCGATGGAACGGAGATCACGCTGTGAATGTCGTGCCTACCAGCGGAATGACCGCGTATTCGATCGGCAAGGGCATCACGCTCAACAATGCCGATGAACTCGAAGCGATGCTCCGCCACATCGGCGCGACGCG encodes:
- the pqqA gene encoding pyrroloquinoline quinone precursor peptide PqqA, translated to MAWKAPKIVEVSVGMEINMYMCATRK
- the pqqB gene encoding pyrroloquinoline quinone biosynthesis protein PqqB — its product is MLRVVVLGAAAGGGVPQWNCGCPVCRKARSENPGLRSTQASIAVSADGAHWYLVNASPDLRQQLIATPQLHPKAGQFRHSPIAGVILTNGEIDAVAGLLSMREGSPFTLYAHERVLAILRSNSIFNVLGENNVKRRPIEVNQAFEPALPDGSPSGMEILPFAVPGKGAWYLEGKAHPAGGDAAGDTLGLRILDKASGKYFYFLAACARVTDDLKSRLAGAALVFFDGTVWRDDELIVQGLGTKTGQGMGHISMSGEHGAIESLAGLDIGRKLFLHINNSNPALLSGSDERKELERAGWQIPADGTEITL